A single region of the Bacteroides luhongzhouii genome encodes:
- a CDS encoding MFS transporter, giving the protein MQQNKTASQRKTINPACWVPTAYFAMGLPFIAINLVSVFMFKDLGISDTQIAFWTSLIMMPWTLKFLWSPFLEMYRTKKFFVLITELLSGVLFGVVAFSLFFDYFFAISISTMAVIAFSGATHDIACDGVYMAELNKEDQAKYIGVQGAFYNVAKLVANGGLVAMAGALAEYFGAIEGASIDANKGAYSSAWMIIFGVIAAIMVLIGIYHIKMLPSTQVPLTTKKTASEVGHELVAVIANFFTKKHILYYICFIILYRLAEGFIMKIAPLFLRASKDVGGLGLSLTEIGTLNGIFGSAAFVLGSLLAGIYVSKFGLKKTLFTLCCIFNLPFVAYTFLAVTQPTNVYLIGTCITMEYFGYGFGFVGLTLFMMQQIAPGKHQMSHYAFASGIMNLGVMLPGMVSGYLSDLLGYRNFFIYVLIATIPAFLITYFIPFTYDDSKNK; this is encoded by the coding sequence ATGCAACAGAATAAAACTGCTTCTCAACGAAAAACTATTAACCCGGCTTGCTGGGTACCTACCGCTTATTTTGCAATGGGGCTTCCCTTTATTGCTATTAATTTGGTTTCTGTTTTCATGTTTAAGGATCTTGGAATTTCGGATACGCAAATTGCATTCTGGACTTCTCTGATTATGATGCCTTGGACACTGAAATTTTTGTGGAGTCCTTTTCTTGAAATGTATCGAACTAAAAAATTCTTCGTATTGATCACAGAATTATTGAGTGGTGTATTGTTTGGAGTAGTAGCCTTTTCTTTGTTTTTCGATTACTTTTTCGCCATAAGTATCTCTACGATGGCAGTGATTGCCTTTAGTGGAGCAACGCATGATATTGCTTGTGATGGTGTATATATGGCTGAATTGAACAAAGAAGATCAGGCAAAATATATCGGAGTGCAGGGTGCCTTTTATAATGTAGCTAAATTGGTTGCTAATGGAGGATTAGTTGCTATGGCAGGAGCATTGGCAGAGTACTTCGGAGCAATAGAAGGCGCTTCAATAGATGCTAACAAAGGTGCGTATTCATCTGCATGGATGATTATTTTCGGCGTAATTGCAGCAATAATGGTACTGATCGGTATTTATCATATAAAAATGCTACCTTCTACACAGGTCCCGTTAACAACGAAGAAAACTGCATCAGAAGTTGGGCACGAATTGGTAGCAGTAATTGCTAATTTCTTTACTAAAAAGCATATTCTCTACTATATCTGTTTTATTATTTTATATCGTTTGGCAGAAGGCTTTATAATGAAAATAGCTCCGCTGTTTTTACGTGCGTCAAAGGATGTAGGCGGCTTAGGATTGTCGTTAACAGAGATTGGCACACTAAATGGTATCTTTGGTTCCGCTGCTTTTGTTTTAGGCTCATTGTTGGCTGGCATTTATGTCTCTAAGTTTGGATTGAAAAAGACACTTTTCACTCTCTGTTGTATTTTTAATCTTCCATTTGTGGCTTATACTTTTTTGGCAGTTACACAGCCTACTAATGTATATCTAATCGGAACTTGTATAACAATGGAATATTTTGGTTATGGCTTTGGTTTTGTCGGACTGACCTTGTTCATGATGCAACAGATTGCTCCAGGCAAACATCAAATGTCACATTACGCATTTGCTTCAGGAATCATGAATCTGGGAGTGATGCTTCCGGGAATGGTTAGTGGTTATCTTAGTGACTTATTAGGATATCGTAATTTCTTTATCTATGTGTTAATCGCAACTATTCCAGCTTTTCTGATTACTTATTTCATACCTTTCACGTATGATGACTCAAAAAATAAATAA
- a CDS encoding sugar phosphate isomerase/epimerase family protein, whose product MRRNLFKHILWILILAECFPLLAIAGSQQKEQRYKIAVCDWMILKRQKIGSFQLVHELNGDGVELDMGGLGKREMFDNKLREPHFQQLFRETAQKYQLEVSSIAMSGFYGQSFLERANYKDLVQDCLHAMKVMNAKVAFLPLGGVKAGWEKIPALRTEVVKRLKEVGDMAASEGVVIGIETQLDAKGDVKLLKEINSPGIKIYFKFQNALENGRDLCKELKILGKKRICQIHCTDTDGVTLPYNKRLDMNKVKKTLDKMGWSGWLVVERSRDKDDVRNVKKNYGTNIKYLKEVFQQ is encoded by the coding sequence ATGAGAAGAAATTTATTCAAACATATCCTTTGGATATTGATACTTGCAGAGTGTTTTCCTCTATTGGCAATTGCCGGATCGCAGCAAAAGGAACAACGTTATAAAATAGCCGTATGTGACTGGATGATTCTGAAGCGTCAGAAAATCGGTTCATTTCAATTGGTACATGAATTGAATGGTGACGGTGTAGAATTGGATATGGGTGGTCTTGGCAAGAGGGAAATGTTTGATAATAAATTGCGCGAACCTCATTTCCAGCAGTTATTTCGTGAAACAGCTCAAAAATATCAATTAGAAGTTTCTTCTATTGCCATGTCCGGTTTCTATGGACAGTCTTTTCTGGAGCGGGCTAACTATAAAGATTTAGTTCAAGATTGCCTTCATGCCATGAAAGTGATGAATGCCAAAGTAGCCTTTCTTCCTTTAGGAGGAGTCAAAGCCGGATGGGAAAAGATTCCGGCACTACGAACAGAAGTTGTAAAACGCTTGAAGGAGGTAGGAGATATGGCTGCTTCTGAGGGAGTGGTGATTGGTATTGAAACTCAACTGGACGCAAAAGGAGATGTGAAACTACTGAAAGAAATTAATTCTCCCGGAATCAAGATCTATTTTAAATTTCAAAATGCATTGGAGAATGGAAGGGATTTGTGCAAGGAGCTGAAGATTCTGGGGAAAAAGAGGATTTGCCAGATTCACTGTACGGATACCGATGGAGTGACTTTACCTTATAATAAACGATTGGATATGAATAAGGTGAAAAAGACACTGGATAAGATGGGATGGAGTGGATGGCTGGTGGTAGAACGTTCGCGTGACAAGGATGACGTGCGGAATGTGAAAAAGAATTATGGTACGAATATTAAGTATTTGAAAGAGGTATTTCAACAGTAA
- a CDS encoding DUF4992 family lipoprotein — protein sequence MKSKHLFLRVKRNSLAFGAAILLFSSCVDGYKDDRTFSPGVQGVTLESPSTEGWTFTRNVDITSLEVTWPVVFGAGGYQVTFYNVDDPDNPVVIGPENEIVDKCKITRDITPDTRYKVVVKTLGNEKYNNSDAVAATEMPYNTLVPLREIIPSGTNLTTYFTDNPIAPLEEGEEEVAYELVAGGNYEMDGNIDLGTTTLTIRGDKVNHAKITMKGNASFINHGAGLKVKFIDFDFDESTYTASNSRGLVMFNAAEAGVVQQPYVFQSCNLTNMPVPLYYCNNGYGLAALTVDDYLVSINAASTIFIAFNGQGWIKDLYLTNSTIYYTVPGSAYLVQMRGRVPSNFSGSGWSASLRKMNNCTFYNVGKTNNRFFNNVINSNNAVFSLEMQNTIFADCVVGSATGTEGVFRRICNAGNYGNVRILYKLHT from the coding sequence ATGAAGAGTAAACATTTATTTTTACGGGTAAAAAGAAATAGTCTGGCGTTTGGGGCGGCTATACTTCTTTTTAGCTCTTGTGTCGATGGATACAAAGATGACCGAACCTTCTCGCCGGGAGTTCAGGGAGTAACTTTGGAATCACCCTCAACTGAAGGTTGGACTTTTACAAGAAATGTAGATATTACGTCTCTGGAAGTTACATGGCCGGTAGTGTTTGGAGCCGGAGGATATCAGGTGACGTTCTATAATGTTGACGATCCTGATAATCCGGTTGTCATTGGCCCGGAAAATGAGATTGTGGACAAATGTAAGATTACCCGTGATATTACTCCGGATACGAGGTATAAGGTAGTAGTTAAAACGTTGGGGAATGAGAAGTATAATAATAGTGATGCCGTTGCCGCTACGGAGATGCCTTATAATACTTTGGTACCGCTGCGTGAAATAATCCCGTCCGGTACGAATCTGACGACTTATTTTACTGACAATCCTATTGCACCTCTTGAAGAAGGTGAAGAAGAGGTTGCTTACGAGTTGGTAGCAGGCGGTAACTATGAAATGGACGGTAACATTGATTTGGGCACGACAACGCTGACTATCCGCGGTGACAAAGTGAACCACGCCAAAATAACCATGAAAGGAAACGCTTCATTTATAAATCACGGAGCAGGACTTAAGGTTAAGTTCATTGATTTTGATTTTGATGAAAGTACTTATACCGCTTCTAACAGTAGAGGTCTGGTTATGTTCAACGCAGCAGAAGCAGGTGTAGTCCAACAACCTTATGTTTTCCAGTCTTGTAATTTAACCAATATGCCAGTACCGTTATATTATTGTAATAATGGTTATGGTTTGGCTGCTTTAACTGTGGATGATTACCTGGTGAGCATCAATGCTGCAAGTACTATCTTTATAGCATTTAACGGTCAGGGTTGGATTAAGGATTTGTATTTAACAAACAGTACCATCTATTATACGGTTCCCGGCAGTGCTTATTTAGTTCAAATGAGAGGACGTGTTCCTTCAAACTTCAGTGGTTCCGGCTGGAGTGCATCACTTCGGAAAATGAATAATTGTACTTTCTACAATGTTGGAAAGACTAACAATCGTTTCTTTAATAACGTAATAAATAGTAATAATGCTGTATTTTCCCTGGAGATGCAGAATACTATTTTTGCTGACTGCGTTGTAGGTTCGGCAACAGGAACCGAAGGTGTTTTCAGACGTATATGTAATGCCGGAAATTACGGAAATGTGCGAATTCTATACAAACTTCACACGTAA
- a CDS encoding DUF4838 domain-containing protein: MKHWLLSVLLVVCGTVSAQITLVKDGKSSARIIVQDKMPNSKTSAQFLQRFLTEISGVVLPIENDKTPRKGDIIIGGQSPAEVTEDGFSISTQDGILKISGKENGVVYGVVTLLEQYWGIDYWGENEYSLTPSKTVNLPFINKVENPGFRYRQTQCYAIHTDSIYKWWNRLEEPNEVFAAGYWVHTFDKLLPSSIYGKEHPEYYSYFKGKRHPGKASQWCLSNPEVFEIVAQRVDSIFKANPDKHIMSVSQNDGNYTNCTCDACKAIDDYEGALSGSIITFLNKLAARFPDKEFSTLAYLYTMNPPKHVKPLPNVNIMLCDIDCDREVTLTENASGKEFVKAMEGWSKITNNIFVWDYGINFDNYLAPFPNFHILQDNIRLFKKNHATMHFSQIAGSRGGDFAELRAYLVSKLMWNPEVNVDSLMQHFLHGYYGEAAPYLYQYIKIMEGALIGSGQRLWIYDSPVSHKYGMLKPALMRRYNHLFDLAEKAVAAEPDFLKRVQRARLPIQYSELEIARTETEKDLVDINKKLDLFEERVKEFQVPTLNERSNSPVDYCKLYKERYMPQKEKSLALGAKVTYLIPPTGKYAALGKNALIDGLFGGATFVDSWIGWEGTDGAFVIDLGETRDIQSVETDFLHQIGAWILFPLKVVYSYAEDGEHYTHWKTIDLPEERTGEVKFRGVKADSAEPIKTRYVKVEVTGTKECPTWHYGVGHPSWFFIDEVIIK; this comes from the coding sequence ATGAAACATTGGTTATTATCTGTTTTGCTGGTGGTATGTGGTACTGTTTCAGCACAAATAACACTCGTAAAAGATGGCAAAAGTAGTGCTCGCATCATTGTGCAGGACAAGATGCCAAATAGTAAGACGTCAGCGCAATTCTTACAACGTTTTCTTACTGAAATTTCGGGAGTTGTACTTCCTATTGAAAATGATAAAACACCTCGAAAAGGAGATATTATCATTGGTGGTCAATCTCCGGCGGAAGTAACAGAGGATGGATTCTCTATTTCTACTCAAGATGGTATTCTAAAAATATCAGGTAAAGAAAACGGTGTTGTATATGGGGTTGTTACTTTATTGGAGCAATATTGGGGTATCGATTATTGGGGAGAGAATGAATATTCTCTTACCCCTTCAAAAACGGTGAACTTACCCTTCATTAATAAAGTTGAGAATCCGGGCTTTCGTTACCGTCAGACACAATGTTATGCTATTCATACAGACTCTATTTATAAGTGGTGGAATCGTTTAGAGGAACCGAATGAAGTGTTTGCTGCCGGTTATTGGGTGCATACTTTTGATAAGCTTCTGCCTTCATCCATTTATGGGAAAGAACATCCGGAATATTATTCTTACTTCAAAGGAAAACGCCACCCGGGAAAGGCCAGTCAGTGGTGTTTGAGTAATCCGGAGGTTTTTGAGATTGTTGCTCAACGTGTTGATTCTATTTTCAAAGCAAATCCAGATAAACATATCATGTCTGTAAGTCAGAATGATGGTAATTATACAAATTGTACGTGTGATGCTTGTAAGGCAATTGATGATTATGAAGGAGCATTATCAGGAAGCATAATCACTTTTCTGAATAAATTGGCGGCCCGTTTCCCGGATAAAGAATTTTCCACATTGGCTTATCTATATACTATGAATCCTCCGAAGCATGTGAAACCTTTGCCGAATGTGAATATTATGTTGTGTGATATTGACTGTGACCGTGAAGTAACTTTGACGGAGAATGCTTCGGGAAAAGAGTTTGTGAAAGCCATGGAAGGATGGTCTAAGATTACCAATAATATTTTCGTGTGGGATTACGGTATTAACTTTGATAATTATCTGGCTCCATTTCCTAATTTCCATATTTTACAGGACAATATCCGTCTTTTCAAAAAGAATCATGCCACCATGCATTTCTCTCAAATAGCAGGGAGTAGGGGAGGAGATTTTGCAGAACTTCGCGCTTATTTAGTGTCAAAATTAATGTGGAATCCCGAAGTTAATGTAGACTCATTGATGCAACATTTTCTGCATGGATATTATGGTGAAGCAGCGCCATATCTTTATCAGTACATAAAGATAATGGAAGGCGCATTAATTGGTAGTGGACAGCGGTTGTGGATATATGATTCACCCGTATCACATAAGTATGGCATGCTAAAGCCTGCTTTGATGCGTCGTTATAATCATTTATTTGATTTGGCTGAAAAGGCTGTTGCGGCAGAACCAGATTTTTTAAAACGAGTTCAACGGGCACGTCTGCCAATTCAATATTCAGAACTGGAAATAGCACGAACAGAGACGGAAAAAGACTTGGTGGATATCAATAAAAAGTTAGACCTTTTTGAGGAACGCGTGAAAGAGTTTCAAGTTCCTACATTGAATGAGCGTTCCAATTCACCGGTAGACTATTGTAAATTGTATAAGGAACGTTACATGCCGCAGAAAGAAAAAAGTTTGGCTTTGGGTGCAAAAGTTACTTATCTGATTCCTCCTACCGGAAAATATGCAGCATTAGGAAAAAACGCATTGATTGACGGTTTGTTTGGTGGAGCAACCTTTGTTGACAGCTGGATTGGTTGGGAAGGAACCGATGGCGCATTTGTTATAGATTTGGGCGAAACAAGAGACATACAAAGTGTGGAAACAGATTTTCTTCATCAAATAGGAGCTTGGATTCTTTTTCCTCTAAAGGTGGTTTATTCATACGCCGAAGACGGTGAGCATTATACACATTGGAAAACGATTGATTTACCAGAAGAACGTACAGGTGAGGTAAAGTTCCGTGGAGTCAAGGCTGATTCAGCCGAACCGATAAAAACTCGTTATGTGAAAGTAGAAGTCACTGGAACGAAAGAATGTCCGACTTGGCATTATGGTGTAGGGCATCCTTCGTGGTTCTTTATAGACGAAGTGATAATAAAATAA
- a CDS encoding 1,4-beta-mannosyl-N-acetylglucosamine phosphorylase: MNKIQIPWEDRPVGCTDVMWRYSQNPVIGRYHIPSSNSIFNSAVVPFEDGFAGVFRCDNKAVQMNIFTGFSKDGIHWDINHEPIQFKAGNTEMIESEYKYDPRVTWIEDRYWVTWCNGYHGPTIGIAYTFDFKEFFQCENAFLPFNRNGVLFPQKIDGKYAMLSRPSDNGHTPFGDIYISYSPDMKYWGEHRCVMKVTPFPESAWQCTKIGAGSVPFLTDEGWLLFYHGVITTCNGFRYAMGSAILDKDHPEKVLYRTREYLIGPAAPYELQGDVPNVVFPCAALQDGERVAVYYGAADTVVGMAFGYIKEIIDFTKRTSII, from the coding sequence ATGAATAAAATTCAAATTCCTTGGGAAGATCGTCCTGTCGGATGTACGGACGTTATGTGGCGTTACTCACAAAATCCAGTTATCGGACGCTATCATATTCCTTCATCTAATAGTATTTTCAATAGTGCTGTTGTTCCTTTTGAGGATGGTTTTGCAGGCGTATTCCGTTGTGATAACAAAGCTGTACAAATGAATATTTTTACAGGTTTTAGTAAGGACGGAATTCATTGGGATATCAATCATGAACCTATTCAGTTTAAGGCAGGCAACACGGAAATGATTGAGTCGGAATATAAATACGACCCTCGTGTTACATGGATTGAAGACCGTTATTGGGTGACTTGGTGTAATGGTTATCATGGCCCTACAATTGGTATTGCCTATACTTTTGACTTTAAGGAGTTTTTCCAGTGCGAGAATGCTTTCTTGCCTTTCAATCGTAATGGTGTACTTTTTCCGCAGAAGATCGATGGCAAGTATGCGATGTTGAGTCGTCCCAGTGATAATGGACATACTCCGTTTGGCGATATATACATCAGCTATAGCCCGGATATGAAATATTGGGGTGAACACCGTTGTGTAATGAAAGTGACTCCTTTCCCGGAAAGTGCTTGGCAGTGTACAAAGATTGGTGCAGGTTCAGTTCCTTTCCTTACTGATGAAGGCTGGTTACTGTTCTATCATGGTGTAATTACTACTTGTAATGGTTTCCGTTACGCTATGGGATCTGCCATATTAGATAAAGATCATCCGGAAAAAGTCCTCTATCGTACACGTGAATATCTGATTGGTCCGGCTGCTCCTTACGAACTTCAAGGTGACGTTCCTAATGTAGTATTCCCCTGTGCTGCTTTGCAAGATGGTGAACGTGTTGCTGTTTATTATGGTGCGGCAGATACTGTGGTAGGTATGGCCTTCGGATATATAAAAGAGATTATCGATTTTACGAAACGAACGAGTATCATTTAA
- a CDS encoding GH92 family glycosyl hydrolase, with translation MKRIILTYTLAFSLLSAYAGEGGSPPLKNTDKSLLIDYVDPFIGTTNFGTTNPGAICPNGMMSVVPFNVMGSSENTYDKDARWWSTPYEYTNCFFTGYAHVNLSGVGCPELGSLLLMPTTGELNVDYKEYGSKYKDEQASPGYYSNYLTKYNVKTEVSATPRSGIARFTFPKGKSHILLNLGEGLTNESGAMLRRVSDCEVEGVKLLGTFCYNPQAVFPIYFVLRVKKNPSATGYWKKQRPMMGVEAEWDKDQGKYKLYTRYGKEIAGDDIGTYFSFDTEEGEQVEVQMGVSFVSIENARLNLDREQAGKDFEKIHAEARSKWNDDLSRITVEGGTDAQKTVFYTALYHLLIHPNILQDVNGEYPAMESDKILTTKGDRYTVFSLWDTYRNVHQLLTLVYPERQMEMVRTMLDMYREHGWLPKWELYGRETLTMEGDPSIPVIVDTWMKGLRDFDVDLAYEAMYKSATLPGAENLMRPDNDDYMSKGYVPLREQYDNSVSHALEYYIADFALSRFAAALGKKKDAEMFYKRSLGYKHYYSKEFGTFRPILPDGTFYSPFNPRQGENFEPNPGFHEGNSWNYTFYVPHDVYGLAKLMGGKKPFIDKLQMVFDEGLYDPANEPDIAYAHLFSYFKGEEWRTQKETQRLLDKYFTTKPDGIPGNDDTGTMSSWAIFNMIGFYPDCPGLPEYTLTTPVFNKVTIRLDPKWYKENELVIETNRTQPGALYIDKVLLNGKKFNKYHITHDELVHGKYLKFDLK, from the coding sequence ATGAAACGTATTATATTAACTTACACACTTGCTTTTTCCCTTCTTTCCGCTTATGCGGGGGAAGGGGGAAGCCCTCCCCTTAAAAATACGGATAAAAGTCTTTTGATAGATTATGTGGATCCTTTTATCGGAACTACAAATTTCGGAACGACCAATCCGGGAGCGATTTGCCCCAATGGTATGATGTCTGTGGTTCCTTTCAATGTGATGGGATCTTCCGAAAACACCTATGATAAAGATGCCCGATGGTGGTCTACGCCTTATGAATATACAAACTGTTTCTTTACTGGATATGCTCATGTGAATTTGAGTGGAGTCGGTTGTCCGGAATTAGGTTCTTTATTGTTGATGCCTACTACCGGAGAACTGAATGTGGATTATAAAGAATATGGTAGTAAATATAAGGATGAACAGGCCTCACCGGGCTATTATTCTAATTATCTGACTAAATATAATGTAAAAACAGAAGTCTCGGCTACTCCGCGTAGCGGTATTGCCCGTTTTACTTTTCCGAAAGGAAAAAGTCATATCTTGCTGAATCTGGGTGAGGGGTTAACGAATGAGAGTGGCGCTATGCTTCGTCGTGTAAGCGATTGTGAAGTGGAAGGAGTCAAACTACTTGGTACATTTTGTTATAATCCTCAAGCTGTATTCCCCATTTACTTTGTGTTGCGGGTTAAGAAGAATCCTTCTGCAACAGGGTATTGGAAGAAACAACGTCCGATGATGGGTGTTGAGGCTGAATGGGATAAGGATCAGGGAAAGTATAAACTTTATACTCGTTACGGAAAAGAAATAGCAGGAGATGACATTGGTACTTATTTCTCCTTCGATACAGAAGAAGGTGAACAGGTAGAAGTACAAATGGGAGTTTCTTTTGTAAGCATAGAAAATGCCCGCTTGAATCTGGATCGTGAACAGGCTGGAAAGGATTTTGAGAAGATCCATGCGGAAGCACGTTCCAAATGGAATGATGACTTGTCACGCATAACTGTGGAAGGTGGTACAGATGCCCAAAAGACTGTGTTTTATACAGCGCTTTATCATTTGCTGATTCATCCTAATATTTTGCAGGATGTGAACGGAGAATATCCGGCAATGGAAAGTGATAAGATCCTGACAACCAAAGGTGATCGCTATACCGTATTTTCTCTTTGGGATACCTACCGCAATGTTCATCAATTGCTGACCTTGGTTTATCCGGAACGTCAGATGGAAATGGTGCGCACAATGCTTGATATGTATCGTGAACATGGATGGTTGCCTAAGTGGGAATTATATGGCAGAGAAACATTGACAATGGAAGGTGATCCGAGTATTCCGGTAATTGTAGATACCTGGATGAAAGGTTTGCGTGACTTTGATGTTGATTTGGCTTATGAGGCAATGTACAAATCTGCTACGTTACCGGGGGCGGAAAACTTGATGCGTCCTGATAATGATGATTATATGTCTAAAGGATATGTACCCCTTCGTGAACAGTATGACAATTCCGTCTCTCATGCATTGGAATATTATATTGCCGATTTTGCATTGTCTCGTTTTGCAGCTGCTTTAGGTAAAAAGAAAGATGCAGAGATGTTCTATAAACGTTCTTTAGGATACAAACATTATTATAGTAAAGAATTTGGTACTTTCCGTCCGATTCTCCCCGATGGAACGTTTTATAGCCCGTTTAATCCGAGACAGGGAGAGAACTTTGAACCGAATCCCGGTTTTCATGAAGGTAATTCCTGGAATTATACGTTCTATGTACCACATGATGTATATGGCTTGGCGAAATTAATGGGTGGAAAGAAACCTTTTATCGATAAGCTACAAATGGTTTTTGACGAAGGACTTTACGACCCGGCAAATGAACCGGATATTGCTTATGCTCATTTATTCTCATACTTTAAAGGTGAAGAATGGCGTACACAGAAAGAGACGCAGCGTTTATTAGATAAGTACTTTACAACAAAACCTGATGGTATTCCAGGAAATGATGATACGGGAACGATGTCTTCCTGGGCTATTTTCAATATGATTGGCTTTTATCCGGATTGTCCCGGATTACCCGAATATACATTGACGACTCCGGTCTTTAATAAGGTAACGATCCGGTTAGATCCGAAATGGTATAAAGAGAACGAACTGGTGATTGAAACCAATCGTACTCAACCAGGAGCTTTATATATTGATAAGGTACTATTGAATGGCAAGAAGTTCAATAAATATCATATCACACATGATGAACTTGTTCACGGCAAATATTTAAAGTTTGATTTGAAATAA
- a CDS encoding DUF1735 and LamG domain-containing protein has product MKYIYLSSLMIVLSAFFFIGCENAEYKAQLNSLYITDAAGTNNATTVTMDDGADINVVVRLAQKVMEDVEVEIQFSPELLAEYNATSGTEYEVLPADMLPNNTTVTIPAGEISANYRLHVDDFVTNGITYAIPLTLGNVVKGNIVKSKAQSKFIYVLAKPLNVSVPVLRGSAGNVTTLPETDWGITVDAWTLEAWVRMDGYGINNQAIFTSGSNDHEIYIRFGDANRPYNYLQIKSLGGQKQTASDLEANTWYHWAFVYNGTTLTIYRNGKQDTFFDPPAPKGGSVRFDFMKIVDSGSYFRNNCAMSQVRLWKVARTESEIANNMYFEVNPKNPNLIALWPMDEGDGTSFRDATGNGHNATSNGALQKWEHNIRFDK; this is encoded by the coding sequence ATGAAATATATCTATTTATCAAGTCTTATGATTGTATTGTCAGCATTCTTTTTTATAGGATGTGAGAATGCAGAATATAAGGCACAGTTAAACAGCCTTTACATAACAGATGCGGCTGGTACAAACAATGCTACTACTGTTACTATGGATGACGGTGCAGACATTAATGTTGTTGTGCGTTTAGCTCAAAAAGTTATGGAAGATGTGGAAGTGGAAATCCAGTTCTCTCCTGAATTACTGGCTGAATACAATGCAACTAGCGGTACGGAATATGAAGTCTTGCCAGCCGATATGCTCCCCAATAATACTACAGTGACGATTCCGGCAGGTGAAATTAGTGCCAATTATCGACTTCATGTGGATGATTTTGTGACTAATGGTATTACTTATGCCATTCCTCTCACATTAGGAAATGTTGTAAAAGGTAATATTGTAAAATCAAAAGCTCAAAGTAAATTTATTTATGTATTAGCTAAGCCTTTGAATGTTTCTGTTCCTGTATTACGTGGTAGTGCCGGAAATGTAACAACACTTCCTGAAACGGATTGGGGAATTACAGTAGATGCATGGACATTGGAAGCATGGGTACGTATGGATGGTTATGGTATAAATAATCAGGCTATTTTCACTTCCGGAAGTAATGATCATGAAATCTATATCCGTTTTGGAGATGCCAATAGGCCTTACAATTATCTACAGATAAAGTCTTTGGGAGGGCAAAAACAAACAGCCAGTGATTTGGAGGCAAACACTTGGTATCATTGGGCTTTCGTTTATAATGGAACAACACTTACCATTTATAGAAATGGAAAACAAGACACCTTCTTTGATCCTCCTGCGCCGAAAGGTGGAAGTGTACGTTTTGATTTTATGAAAATAGTGGATAGTGGTAGCTATTTCCGTAATAATTGTGCTATGAGTCAGGTTCGTCTGTGGAAAGTAGCTCGTACAGAATCGGAGATCGCAAACAATATGTATTTCGAAGTCAATCCTAAAAATCCGAATTTGATAGCCCTTTGGCCAATGGATGAAGGAGATGGCACTTCCTTTAGAGATGCTACAGGAAACGGACACAATGCAACATCTAATGGTGCTCTCCAAAAGTGGGAACATAATATCAGATTTGATAAATAA